From the Desulfovibrio sp. JY genome, one window contains:
- the metW gene encoding methionine biosynthesis protein MetW produces MRYDLSVVASWIEPGSKVLDLGCGSGDLLHILSVDKDVRGTGIEAEEGKVTRGIEKGLSIVHGDINEEVRDYPDGSFDYVILSQTLQQVFHPAGLIREMLRVGRRGIVSFPNFAYYRIRGQLLFRGRAPVSRELPYEWYDTPNIRVITIRDFRRFCRKEGFAIARETAVSTPHHHEKGWVVKFLPNLLATYGMFMLRRRDASR; encoded by the coding sequence ATGCGTTATGATTTATCCGTCGTCGCCTCCTGGATCGAGCCGGGATCGAAGGTGCTGGACCTCGGCTGCGGTTCGGGCGACCTGCTCCACATCCTGTCCGTGGACAAGGACGTGCGCGGCACCGGCATCGAGGCCGAGGAGGGCAAGGTCACCCGGGGCATCGAGAAGGGGCTTTCCATCGTCCATGGCGACATCAACGAGGAAGTGCGGGATTATCCGGACGGAAGTTTCGACTACGTGATTCTGTCCCAGACGTTGCAGCAGGTCTTCCACCCGGCGGGCCTCATCCGGGAGATGCTGCGGGTGGGCAGGCGCGGCATCGTGAGCTTTCCCAATTTCGCCTATTACCGCATCCGGGGCCAACTGCTTTTCCGGGGGCGTGCGCCTGTGTCGCGGGAACTCCCTTACGAGTGGTACGACACGCCCAACATCCGCGTCATCACCATCCGCGACTTCCGCCGCTTTTGCCGCAAGGAAGGCTTCGCCATCGCCAGGGAGACGGCCGTCAGCACCCCGCACCATCACGAGAAGGGCTGGGTGGTGAAATTCCTGCCCAACCTGCTCGCCACCTACGGCATGTTCATGCTGCGTCGCCGCGACGCATCGCGCTAA